ACGCCTGGCGAGCGAACTTCTCCATCTGGATGTAGAAGAACTCGCGGAAATTACTAAACCACTTGATGAGCTGGGAGGTGATGCAGCGATTGAACTGGAGACAAAAAGTGCAGAGAGTAAGGGAGACGAACGCAGAGGACTCTCACAATGTGGGGATGAGACCCCAGCCGTTTCTTAGCAACCGTTTATTAGCTCCCAACACCCGCTTAACATTCTACACTGAATTGTTCAGATACAATACGTGCCGCTAGCGTGAACAGAGCTAGGCTTGAGATTACCTTCCCTGGAGAGAGAGAGCCCTCAGACTGACACACCCATGGTCCCTATTGGGAGAACTGGGATCTTCTCTGTCCACGTGTCGTATCTATATACCTGCTATTTATACTCTAGCAGCTCAGAGACTACCTGACTGCAGTCTGTTCTGTTACcttactaattatcaatagaaatcTTTTTAAAAGGATCTTCGACTatgaattcaggagctgctcttcagttctagctgtctGTCATGCATTTATTTAAGACAGACTAGATCtccggccccccccccccccccccccagtgtgtTGAtctagcgccatctagtgcacaactGCTGGCGatgcaaaaggaaacttgatcgcACATTGGGATGCCCAGTATTTGTGCTGCAGCAGCTCAGATCCTGCCTGACTGCAGTCTGTTTCTGTCACCTTACTAATTCTCAATAGAAAGTAGAGTTATGCATCTGCTGCTTTGCCCGGGTGCAGCCGACAGTATctaaaaataaagaattaaaatCGACGTCAGAAACAGCCTCACCTTTACGTCTGGGAAGAAGATCTTCAGGGTGTTGGAGCTGGGGTAGCGCGAGTAGAAGAACATTAACTTGGCTTTCTTCAGGTGGCTGGGAGACAGACCGTCGTGggagtgaaagggttaaggaaaaAACCAAAACGAGGGattgagggagggggaggggggttcataGCCGCTATAGAAGTTCTGTACATCACGACCAACGGCCTTTAGTGGAACGTGCTTGAATGAACAGATTTGTAATTGCAAGACATACTTGTACATAAAAATGGGAGGAGGGGGTCAGTGTTGAtgacacccccacccccctgcaaagtgcccccccaccccccaacccccAAGCTCTTTCCAGACAGTTGCCACGGTGAGGCGCTAGGGAGCCCACACGTAGTCTGATCCCTGGAGCCTCACACTTCAGCCTCCTCAACATGCGTGTGACTTTTGATTATCGGGACCCGTAAGAGAAACTTGTTCAATTCTGCTTGAACCCTTGGCGCTCCTTCATACAGAGAAATACAGAAATCGTTTGACTTCCTTCCAGGTCGCCATTGTGAACGAGAATTGGCTCTGAATTGACTCATCTGGGTAAAGAAAAGGGACTGGCGGACTCGTTGGTTGACTGATAtagatgaaaaaaagaatgaaatcattcTCTCTTTATACCccgggattaaaaaaaaaagacggctCATGTTTCCGGGCCAAGCGGCTTCAGAGCTATTCCCTTCAAGGTGTCCAGCACGCTGAATACCCCGGAACAcacagggatcatttgggaatgCACACTGTGACACGGCGCTGGCCAGTCCGCCAATCCCAGCTCATGTTTAGCTAATCCCGTCTTTCCATTCTCTCTGTGCTGCCTGGCGTCGTGCTGCTTTTGTTATCGGACCGCAGTGAAGCGGTCTTGAAGACCACAGGCTTGGTCACGGCTGCTCAAACTCTCGGCTGGATTCATCCAGTCTCCCGAACCCCCTTTTGTTTCGCTCCCCCCTGGCTAAGGAAAAGACTTAAAACAACTCATGGGCTTATCAGAGAGGCTGCATGGCCCGTGGTGCCCTTACAAAAAtccttccctctcccctcctctcctccctccctccctcccctcccactCCTCCCTTTCTCactccttcctctcctccctcctctcctccctctctcctctcctctcctccctccctcctccctctccttcctccctcctctccttccctccctctctcctccctccctcctctcctctcctccctcctcctctcctccctccctccctccctccttccttcctctcctcccctccctccctcctctcctccttccctccctctctcctccctccctcctctccttcctccctccctcactcaattatttactgtatttttttttatattctcttaTTTGAATTCACTCATATTTACTACTGACTTTACTGTATCTTATAATCGCTCTtatctgtgatattttgtattgtgatattttgtttacaattgtaagtcgccctggataagggcgtctgctaagatataaataataaataaatacatacataataaaatgggccatttttaaaaaaaaaactctataacaaacaaccaataataaaaaatctaaaatcattaacaaaaaatattatatatatatatatataaaatcaaaatactacagtttattttgttaaaGAAATTCCACGTTCTTTAGCAGAGATTAGGGCCCTCATATTGATCGATCGGGTTAAAAGAAATCTCCGATCCATTTTTCCAAAGCCTCACCTTTACAGCTGAGAAGtgatcaatggcaattaacttcctcACGGAAGATCATTTTCCTTTCATCCCGAGCGCTGGCATTTTTCCTGCTGTACCGAGGCTGAAAACTAACGACGACAAATCAGCTTAACGACAGGGTTTACTGAccacctgctgataaatacttcttaaattGCAATCACAAGTACGTTGATAGATGAGATGCTAGCCGTGTCGCTCCAGAGatgacagacaaagagaaggagggtggggggggggggggggtttacaaAATTAAATCGCAAGCTTTCAGAACCTCCGAGGTCacatgtaaacatcaatctctctttcctacttttgCCTGAAAGGTCTTGAAAGCTGGCGATTcattaattggtcatttagcagatgttttTTACCCAAAGCAACTtacacagagactaggggggggggggggggggtgaactatgcatcatcagctgctgctgctgcagagtcacttgcaaatatcttttgttttacgtctcacccgaaggacggagcacaaggaggttcactgacttgttcagggtcacacacacacacacacacacacacacacacagagtgagtcagGGGCTCCAAGCCTCctattattaaattaattattgttttagtttgcccaataaaatgtatctccttctctttgtctataaaTCGCGAATGTGAATTTCTGCACACCCGCATCACCGACACTATCTTGCAGCATTCAAAGCCCTGCAGGCGATTCGAAAGGATATTGCTGACTGCGTAAGGTAGAGAGACGGGTCGCCCGGATCCTGGTACCCACTCGTGTCGGGCTTCATCTTGGGGTGCATCGCCGAAGACATGCCCTCCAGAGTGCCCAGGAGGTGCAGGGATGGGTAGGGGTGCTGGGGagggtggtgatggtgatgagaggAGAGCTGGGTACTCAGGCTGGTCATCTCCAGATAGGCATCGGGGGACAGGCGGTCCTTGCAAGGAGGTACCCCGCGGGCCGCGGCTGCCGACGCGAACATCCTCTGCATGGTGTAGTGGACCAGCGGCATGGGGATAGGGGGCTGGAAGGCGGACCCAAGCGCCGATTCTTTGACCCTTGGGAGGGGGCTGCTTCCTTGGTGATCCAGGGACTTCCGAACCACCAGGGGCAAAGCCTCGACTTGGTCCGCCATGAAGTCTCTGCCTCCGGCTTCGTTTTCAAAGAAGGGTCCCTGGTTTGGGTGTTCGTTTTgttggaggaggaggtggtggtgggggtggtggtggtggttttgGGGTGGGGGCGGCTGGAAAGCGGGGGTCAGGGGCTCCAGCGCGTCTCCGGGGTCCTGGCCTGGAGGGGCGAACATCCTCACCACACCATCTATAACTTGGGCTACGGCCGCTCCCAGCTCTTCCTTCAAGGCGTCGGCCAGCTTCTGCCCCTCCAGGTTGGCCCAGGGCTGGCTTTTCCCTACGTCTGCCAACAGGTCCTTCAATCTGGGGCCTTCGAAGGAGACGGCTTGGGACGATAAGGGAGAGCCCCTTTGGGGCCCTGCTGCTAAATCTTCGgcttcatcctcctcctcctcctcctcctcctcttcctcttcctcttcctccacaGCCCCGCTGTACATGTGATAGACTTTCTCTTGAAGCTGAAGGAGCTGCTCTCTCATGCTGTCCAGCTGGCTCTTCAGTTCCTGTCTCTCCTGGTTTCTTTCTTCCTTCTTGATCTTCGGTCTGGGAGGTTCCCGGACGGGCTCGGCTCGGTCCGGCCAGCCCGGTCCGCTCAGACGGGCACCGTTCCCCCCAGCGTAGAGCTCCTGAGCTGGGGAGGAGCCCATGCTCCTGATGATACTCTCCACTCTGGCCCGTTTCGCCCTCATGTACTCCTGGTAGAGGTCCTCCATGTCTAGAGGTCTCCTCTTGCCTGGGGGGCTGGAGGGGGGGCTGTCGCCCGGGGAAGCCTCTCCTTCAGAGTCCTGGTAGGGCTCAGCGGCGCCGCTCTCCTGGGGGAGAGGGGTACTGCCGGTGGTTTTGAGGAGCCGGGAGATGAGGGAGCCGGCCGGGAGGGGGTAGGGGGGGACCTCCTCGTATGGTCTGCCCTTCTTGGGGGTGCTGTAGAGACGGTAGGGGAAGGCATGGCTGGTTTCCCCCCCTGCTTGGTCCTTGGTGCAGTCCATTATAACCTCTTTGTCTTCAGCTGGAAAAATGAACAGTCGCTGTGTAAAAcatggaagaagaaaaaaaaagtgaaataatatGCAGCCGACGCTTGTGACCAGATCATTACCTTTAATGCATCCCTGACATGTGATCTAATCTATACAAGGGCAGGACAGCAGCTCGGAGTGTGACCGGTAggtgctcggttggcaggtgcttccctcTCCAAGACTGAATTCATAATAAACCTTGCACCCTTGAAtttaacataaatacatacagCTGCGGACAcgcgttttgcatcacctagaattttaggattgagaattttataaaaaagcaatttaaaaaaaaaacgatattaacatttttatcatcatggaatcaaagaaactacaaaatgatgaaACGCAAAAAGTCTAACTTAACAGCAATcctgtagtatttcatgttagattttgaaatgtcacatttttcagtgtcAGTTTTTTTCAGTTCAGTATAGGGAAAACTACCAGCagtgtgtaattattatttatttcttagcagacactcttatccagggcgacttacaattg
The sequence above is a segment of the Acipenser ruthenus chromosome 51, fAciRut3.2 maternal haplotype, whole genome shotgun sequence genome. Coding sequences within it:
- the LOC131722729 gene encoding prospero homeobox protein 1-like isoform X1; translation: MDCTKDQAGGETSHAFPYRLYSTPKKGRPYEEVPPYPLPAGSLISRLLKTTGSTPLPQESGAAEPYQDSEGEASPGDSPPSSPPGKRRPLDMEDLYQEYMRAKRARVESIIRSMGSSPAQELYAGGNGARLSGPGWPDRAEPVREPPRPKIKKEERNQERQELKSQLDSMREQLLQLQEKVYHMYSGAVEEEEEEEEEEEEEEDEAEDLAAGPQRGSPLSSQAVSFEGPRLKDLLADVGKSQPWANLEGQKLADALKEELGAAVAQVIDGVVRMFAPPGQDPGDALEPLTPAFQPPPPQNHHHHPHHHLLLQQNEHPNQGPFFENEAGGRDFMADQVEALPLVVRKSLDHQGSSPLPRVKESALGSAFQPPIPMPLVHYTMQRMFASAAAARGVPPCKDRLSPDAYLEMTSLSTQLSSHHHHHPPQHPYPSLHLLGTLEGMSSAMHPKMKPDTSGYQDPGDPSLYLTQSASHDGLSPSHLKKAKLMFFYSRYPSSNTLKIFFPDVKFNRCITSQLIKWFSNFREFFYIQMEKFARQAFGEGVSSHEKLSMSRDSELFRVLNLHYNKSNDFEVPDRFLEVSQITLREFFTAIHSGKDSDPSWKKAIYKVICKLDSEVPELFKSPGCLQELIRE
- the LOC131722729 gene encoding prospero homeobox protein 1-like isoform X2, producing the protein MDCTKDQAGGETSHAFPYRLYSTPKKGRPYEEVPPYPLPAGSLISRLLKTTGSTPLPQESGAAEPYQDSEGEASPGDSPPSSPPGKRRPLDMEDLYQEYMRAKRARVESIIRSMGSSPAQELYAGGNGARLSGPGWPDRAEPVREPPRPKIKKEERNQERQELKSQLDSMREQLLQLQEKVYHMYSGAVEEEEEEEEEEEEEEDEAEDLAAGPQRGSPLSSQAVSFEGPRLKDLLADVGKSQPWANLEGQKLADALKEELGAAVAQVIDGVVRMFAPPGQDPGDALEPLTPAFQPPPPQNHHHHPHHHLLLQQNEHPNQGPFFENEAGGRDFMADQVEALPLVVRKSLDHQGSSPLPRVKESALGSAFQPPIPMPLVHYTMQRMFASAAAARGVPPCKDRLSPDAYLEMTSLSTQLSSHHHHHPPQHPYPSLHLLGTLEGMSSAMHPKMKPDTSGYQDPGDPSLYLTQSADGLSPSHLKKAKLMFFYSRYPSSNTLKIFFPDVKFNRCITSQLIKWFSNFREFFYIQMEKFARQAFGEGVSSHEKLSMSRDSELFRVLNLHYNKSNDFEVPDRFLEVSQITLREFFTAIHSGKDSDPSWKKAIYKVICKLDSEVPELFKSPGCLQELIRE